A stretch of DNA from Chionomys nivalis chromosome 22, mChiNiv1.1, whole genome shotgun sequence:
gagtctcattgtatagccctggttggcctggaactcagatcagATTATTGTCAAAAGCAGAGATCCTcggtttctctctgtctctcagcacTAAGCTTAAAAGATTGTACAACCATGCCTCACTAGAGGTTATTTTTTAAGAGTCAGTAGTAATCCAAAATAAAAACGGGggaaaaataacataataaataagcaaTTTATAGAAAATCACAATTTTTTGATAAATATAAAAGTGTCTAATCTCACTAATAAATGATATCTCTAAATAATATGCTATTTTGCCTGTAAATTTGCGTGAGTAGAAAAAAGTAATGTTCTAAATTGATAAGCATATTAGAAATTGGCATTCAAATATTGCTTGTGGAAATCAGAATTAATGAAGATTTCTGACTTTCCCACCATGTTTCAggtcttaaaatatatatgatcaatgaataaatacataatgcGCATAGATTTCCAACCTCACGGTCTTCCTGCAGAAACTCATTCCAGGATGGAAACCACAGCATAATATAAACAAGCTACAACATAATTTCCAGTAATGAAAAACTAAATCTGACTTTAAAAACAGGGTTGGCTAAAGTCTGATTCAGGCAGTCTTAACTATATAGATCCCAGTGAATGAACTgcttggaaaggattaggagacaTTTGGAGTGGGCACTGAGGTTTCAAATGACCACGCCagtcccagtctctctctgtttcctaccTGGGGATTAGGATGTAAagctcagctacttctccagcatcacacctgcctgcatgccacctcGCTGCCCACCATGATGACCGTGGACTgacccctctgaaactgtaagccagtcccttCTGTAAGAATTGCCTTGGTCGTGGTCTCTGCACAGCCACAGAACACTGGCTGAGACAcatgggctggggaaatggctctcTGGGAAAGCACTTGTTGCAAGctttgagtttggatccccagcacctagaTTAAAGCCAGGGGTGGCAGCTCACACTGgtaaccccagctctcaggagctttctggccagccagcctagctaaaaaggtaagctccaggttcaatgagagactttgTCTGAAACAGCCAGGTGAAGAGCAACTGAGAAAGACATTAAACATCAAACCTCAGGCCTCCGAACGCACAACCATGGGTGTGCACACCTGAACACAGATGTGAGCATATAGAAAGCCACACGCAAgcaaaatacacaaaacatataaacaaacagaaatactaccgttaaaaataattaagagaagTAGCAGCATGGCCAGGTGTGATggcccagcactcggaagacagaggcatgcagatctctgtgagttccgagatcagtctggtctatagagtgactACTAGGCCAGTTAGAGATGTATAGTGAAATCCTGGttcaaatagtttttttaaaagaaaaatgtgggggctggagagatggctcagaggttaagagcactgattattcttccagaagtcccgagttcaattcccagcaaccacatggtggctcacaaccatctgtaatgaaatctggtgccctcttctggcctgcaggcatacatgcagacagaacactgtaaaataaataaataaataaataaataaataaaaataaataaatagaacttaaaaaaaaaagaaaagaaaaatgtttctgaggATTAGGAATCTGAACTTGACCCTCAAAAAGAATCAGTGCATTCTCACAATGGTTTActatttcacacatatcaaaaaaTAGCTTACATTATCCTGATGCTGTTTTATTCAAACTATTTTTTATTAAGTATAAGGTTATATTGTATcttcataaaattcattttttcattatttaaatgcTAAAGTTACCTTTGTGCTTATTCAGAAGCTTGTAGCCCTGACAGTATCTGCTTGGTGACGTCATCATTGAAGCTGTGTCGATATAAGAGTATGCTGCAGCAAAATCAAAGTCCTCCTGGCCATCCCACCAGCCTTTCTGCTTAGCATAGTTCCTCATGTCCGGATGCTCCTGGTCGATCCTGGTTGTTATGGAGAGCTGATTGGAAATATTACGAACTCCTGTTTCGAAGGTGAGAAGAAGAGAAGTTACCTTTAATAGGAAGAATCTCTCTCTACATTATGATTTCTAAATCGCTGTTTAAACTTAATGTAAGTTTTCTGCCACGGGCATCTCCTGCATGGTCtaaacaattaaattttaaaatgaaactttgAGGTCACTGTGGACTCAGATGCAGTTCTGTGAAGTAAGCCGGAGAGACTATACACTCTATGGTTCCAGTTCCACTCATTGCATTTAATAAAAGTATAGAATAAGATCATAACCAGAACATTGGTATTGATACTgtcaagaaaaagaatatttataccCTGTTACTCTTTCATATCAAAGCCATGAATCATTAACTCTGGGCACCTAGTACTTTTTTACTCCAGTATAACTCAATGTCACATATTACATAGGGGCAGGTAACGTagcccagtgggtaaagacacttgccacaaGCCTGACcatctgaattcaatccccagagcccacatgctGGAAACAGGCAGCTAATTCtcaaaaggtgtcctctgacctccacacgtgtgtcATAGCACCCatgtccacatacacacaaatagcaTTTTTAAAGAATGTTACCTAAGTGGAATATACAGTAAATAgccttatgttttttttaattattaaactttttaaatgtacatttgctttcttgtgtgtatgtgcacacaggcacCCTTTACCCTGTGctccggggatcaaactcaggttgtcaggctggcGACAAGCACCCTTACTTGCTGGGCCATCCTGCTGCCCTGCCTTTTGGTCTTTCTACCTCAGGATAATTCAACTCAACATGCTATCAACACTTCATCATTTCCTTATTACTAGTAGTATCTCACGGTATGACGTATGACACTTTGTTTAGCAGTTCAACACACGCATATTCTACGCAATGGCCAGAAGGAGGTACCACATCTGTGCTGTGGCTACTCAAAAGGACCATCTAGTTCTTGAGATCATACagtaagagaaagagaaggcagcAGCAAGGTGATCTCAGCAGGCTAATCGGACCCAGGAAGGCGCTCGTTTTCCATGGCCAGGTAAGGCCTTTTTCAATACTATTCATTCCTTTGTCTTTCCATAGCatgtttaataaaagaaaaagtggtcAATGATACAATCAGTTCAGTTagcattattatttataataataaaatacattaaatataattttatatattttattaaagctAGAAAATGtcaaacataaaaatatacaaactacTTTTGAAGTCCATGAAAATAACTGGCAATGGcctattttgaaaaataacatttcaatCTTCCACAGCAGGCTCCCTCCTGAAGTCTTTCTGGACTCCTCCGGAAGTTCACAgtgacttttcctttttttcgtGTTCACAGCGCCCATGGGTCAACATCATCCACTCAATTAACTAATTACCTAACTGATTAATTGAGGCAGATTACCTAAAGCCTAGGCTGAACTCAAAGTATTATGAAGTAGACAAtcatctatttttttgtttgttttactttttctagacagggtttctctgtgttgccctggttgtcctggaacttgctgtgtagaccaggctggctttgaactcagaggtctgcttgcctctacctcctgagggctgaggttaaaggtgtgcaccaccaccttaAGAGTGGcagtgatcttgaacttctgagcccCCTACCTCTATGCCTCCCagatgttgggattacaggaatgggCTGCCATTCTCAGCTTTATGCAATGCTGGTGATTAACCAGGACTTGCTTTATGCTAGACAAGCACAATACAACTGAGCTAAGCTCAATTTAGTATTTTTACATGCGTCTCTCATCTCTTCTGTAAAACTAGGAAATCAATATAGAAGCACACAAGAAGCATGCGACTATGTCCTCTATCCACAAAGCAGCAAACTGAGAATGGGGTGAAGAGACTTCCACCCGCTGCTTTAAGTTGCTTTCCATCTCTGGATTTCTTCCCTTGAAATGAAGAGAACTGGCTGCAGAGAGAGCTTAATGGGTTATCTGAATTCATATCCCCAGGGCTCATGTAAAGTTGCGGGTGGTAGCAGTGTTTTTTTATCCCAGAGTTTCTGTGGTGATACGGAAGATAATATAGGAAAATCACCAGATGACATGGATCAGATAGCCAGGCATGCACAGGAGCAGCAAACAATAGGGACCCTGCCACAAGAGGACAGTGAGTCaccagaggttgtcctctgaccttcacttgTACCCGccccacacacatatagacatgtatgcacatcactctctctctctcacacacacacacacacacagagagagagaaataagaggactACCTGACCACAAATAAATCATGGGGGACAATCAGCTCCAAAGCCAGCAGACTGCACTGATACAATCAGGGGCATCATTTTGTCTTACTGCTGTGTCCACACACTCTTGGTAAACACTGGCCCAGTCACCTATGCCCAGACCAACCCCCTCCTCTTTACCTCTGCACTTACATATAGCACAGTTCTGGAACTCAGTCCAAAGTTAGAAAAGTAgttgttaaaaagagaaaaaaacacgATAAATAGCCAAAAGCTGCTGCGTAGACAATGCTACCTGCTTATTTTTTTGTAAGAATGCTCATCATAGTTCTCTCTCCCTTTATGTTCTTCCTAATTTTAACTCTGCTCTGCGGTTTATCCTTTAACGCAACGGATTATAAATcttgaaaagcaaataaatgctTTAGCTACAGTTAAAgatctattttattaattatataaaccAAACTGCAAATAGTTGTTCATACCTTGGACTTTTTCTGCTGCCCAGTACTTCCCTGATGTCTCCAGAATCCAAGCTTCATTCCTATCCGCTATCAGGAAACTGTTATAATAGCTAAATTCTTCGCCCTCTGCACAATTTCCACCTTGGCCATATTTTTCTAATAAGTCGACAATGACATTGAGAGCTTTTTCAGCTGTATCAGCTCTTTCAAGGCcaagtctaaaataaaaatattaaggatctcaaattaaaaataacttcctTTATTCATCTTAACTTCATGTTCAAGAAACACCATGTTTGCTAcattcaaagtttaaaaaaaaagaagaacaagttAATACGTAAAGTAAAACCTTTAAAGTCGTACTTTTGAAGGCAGTTTGGGACAGTGAAAACATTTTTGGAGTCAACTTTCATCTCGGTAACTTATTACAAAGCTATTTTATGTCTAAGACTGATATGTCTCTTTATAAAGTAAAGGAATTAGTCAACCATGTAATAAAGCAATTCAGGCATTTCTGATTAATTATAACGTCTAATTTTGGCTCCTCACCAATTGATGATGTGCATAGGTGTGCATAAGTGTCAGCAGGTGTTTGTGTGGTACATGTACATGTTTATGTGGGTGTGTGCCTAGGGTATGCATTCATGCAAGCATGCACTGAGAAGCCAGAGGCTGATGTCCGACAGCTTTCTCAATTGCATTCCACCTTATTttatgaggcagggtttctcagtgaacTGGAATTTACCAATGAAGCTAGACTAGCGACCCAGCAagcccaggaatctgcctgcttctgcttctccagtgcaggattacaggtgcacatAAGTGCCGGagatcaaactgaggtcctcacgCTTCTTTAGTAAACAGTGTATGGATTGAGCCATCCACCCTAGATGGATTAATGATATTTAAGAGTCATGAAATTGCATGCTGGTGTGAAAATAGATGTGACTGGTATTCAGTTATTTATTACATAATCTGTTGCTGTgcatactgtaaagatttgtcactcatatattggtttaataagaggctgattggccagtagccaggaggGAAATATAGGAGGGGCAAccagacaaggagaattctggaaagaggaaaggcagagagtcagtcaccagccagatacagaggaagcaagaatgctgcactgagaaaaggtaccaagctaaacacagacaagaattatgggttaatttaagttgtaagagctagctaataataagcctgagctaataggccaaacagcttgtaattaatataataagcctctgtgtgtttctttgggactgaatggttgcagGGCTGGACGGGACAGAAACTACATTCTGTAGTAAGGAAGCAGCAAACTAGTTACCTGACAAGGTCCATGCCCAAAAGTGCTTCCTCCTTAGAAATGGCCTCTCTTCCCCATACAGCTTCATTCCCAATGCAGACTCCATGCTCATTGGCTCCCATTTCTGCCCCCCACAACCAAGCTGGGCGACTAAGGACAACAGCATATGTTTCAGGAACCTGGTCAATTTCTATGTAAGTACACTGTAAAAAGAAaaggtcataaaaaaaaaaaaaggtcatgtaACTATGAAATCCAAAGTGGAGAGTTACCAAATTCCAGAATTTAAAACACCATTGGGAAGACATGATCACGATGAAGGTAGATGAAATGGAACCAAGTtgaaattttcaataataaaagcaCTAACTTCAAAATTCATTCAGAATCGACTCTAAAGCATTTATTGTTTAAATACTTTCTGAGTATGTCCTTTATAATACATCCTGCTAAGGCAAGTCGGTTACAAAGATACAGGAACACGAAGCTTCATTTAAGAAACAGAGACTTCTCCATCAACTGAGATCAAACAAATCCTAAGTATGAAGGACAGGAAGAACGTGAACAGCGTTGCCTTGGCAGCTCAGAAGTGATAGTTATTAATCTTCAAACTGTCTCATGGAGAGAAATTAATATGAGTTGAAGATTAAGAAAGCAGTTCTCGGGTTCACGGTCTAACCAGTGATCTACACACTCATAGGTACCTGAGACCCTTAGTTAAGTGAGGGTGACTGCCACAGAGGCCCACATGTCATGTGGAAGAGACCCAGGAGGACTCCTCACAGCGGTGGGAAGCTGACTTACATGATGGGCTAGATTTAAACACGCTTGTATGGAATAGGAACGATGTCCCGGGGGGACCAACATGTACAGCAAAAGAAAACTACAGCCTAAGATACAAAAAGCCTTCTATTTAAGGCCAATTAGTGCTAGAACATCAAGGATCCAGAAAGTTCATAACGACAGAAGATAATATAAACCTCTGAGTTCCACGTAAATagactgtttaaataaaaaatttaaaggcatttttatttaatgtgcatgtaGGAGGTGAGggaaatacataaaatgtatgtTGATGGTATTATCAGACACCTAATAAACTTTTTTTGATGGACTACAAAACATATTTATAGGGCTGAGAATGTGGCTCAATTGGCAGGTTATGTGCCTAACATACAAGAGGCCCTTGGTTTGTCCTCGGCACCataggacaaaaacaaaaaatctgttatttataaaatctgaaatatttttttcttattctatacCGAGAAGAATCCTTTTGATCTGTCAGCTGAAGCCCCAGTTCTAActaaatcattctttttttaaaatttattttgttttatgaatgtttgcttgcatgcatttctatgcatatgtgtgcctgtTGCCCACAGAGGTCACAAGAGAGCATCACACTGGAGTTACGTTAGGGATGTATGTGacccatcatgtgggtgctgggaatcaaacccgggtcctctgcgagaacaacaagtgctctaaaccactgaaccAACACGCCAGTCCCACTCTTTAAGCCCTAATTTAATCTAGATGTTCCTTCTCTGCTGCCACAGTCTGCTACTCTCCCCTAAGGCCAGCATTTGAGCCGCCCTACTTTTCTGTGCCCTCAGTGCAGCCACCATCCACTCACCACTCTCAGCCTAAGGTCGCATCCAGGTTTTAAATGCTGACTTGAAATCCCTCATCACAACCAACACATATAAGCATATAAAAAGCATTCAGATATTTAATTAGAGagaaaatgatatttattattttagcatCTCCTTCTAAATTATTGAAATAAGAGACCAGAAGTCTATTTTCGATTCAAACCATTTCTAAACTTAAATTCTTGAATTTTAACTTCAGTGGTCGCTAGGGAGAGAAGGAACCATTTacgggtctggagaaatggctcagtggttaagagcacctgcggTTCTTGTAGAGAACCAGggctcagttcctggcacccacagggCATCTCACAGCCCCCCATAGTTACAAGGGATCCTatatcctcttctgacttctatgggcactaggcacaccaacatacatacaggtaaaatattcatacacataaaataaaataaagtttttttaaaagaagtattcATTATTGATATGTTTAAAGATAGGTATtgctaacacatttttttttttacctacctTAAGACGTTTGCTTAAATCATTGTGCACTGCAGCTGGGAAGTAAATTACTTCTTGTACTTCGTCGAAGAGTCTGTCTGAATTTTTCCCAAAAATGACCCTATTACCAACTGTGGCTGGAGGTAAGGCCACAAAAGTGTCACAGGAATAGGGCTCCAtctctttaggaaaaaaaaaaaaagaaagcatatagaagtttcaaaataaaaagagaaacatttttcaGCACACATAAAGCAAAGAGCTTTTCTCTACGACCAAGGGATGTACCTAAGAGGGTACATAGTAGAATTTTCAATATCATGTTACTTCTGTGCGCTCCAGGGCAGCAAGGGTTATATATTAAGACCTGTCTTAAAGAAATAACAGactataaaaattagaatatgaTTTAGTAATTAACCATGTGCTACTACAATACAATGGCAACGAGAACCACTTTCTCCTAGTGCACAGGTCAAATGTTTATAGAGGTTTCTTCTGCAAACCTCTCTCCTGAATTTTCCCAATTCTTTTTACTCTGCCCATAGCTACTACACGTGCCTTAGTCTGCAGTATTAGTGTTTGCATGAGGCCCTTTCCTAGACGGGGAGACTCAAGGACGTCGTGTTTATCTACGGGAAATCATGTAAGGCTGGGCATagtggggcacacacctttaatcctagcagttgggaggcagaagcaggaagatctctgtgagtttgaggtcagcctggtctaccaagtgagttccaggacagccaggctgttacacagagaaaacccatctggaaaaaccagaaaacagacaaataaacaaagtCACTACTGTTAAGGTTTCCGGGTGGAAGTTCAAAAATCCCAGTTGTAGGACTAACATACAAATTGTCTTCATTTGTGACGGGGAAAATCTTAAACCCTCACTTTTAGAACAATTCAAGatcttacattttcattttgctttcagaACATAGTTTCAGTTTCcttctattttaaatttcttaagaTTTGTCTTTACTATTCATGTGTATGAATTATGTGTCTGTCTGCCGTAAGTATGGGGGTGCCCAAGAAGGTCAGAAACGGGCCTCAAGCCCCCTAAAGTTGGAGTTAGGGAAGGTCGCGAAGCATCTCAAGcctgtgttgggaactgaactcaggtcttcaggaaaAGCAGCGGGctatcttaactgctgagctacctttcCAGTCCAGTTTCCATCTTTTATAAGAACCAAATCTTAGCATAGTTTTATACACGAGCATTCTAACCactttaaaacagaataaaaatataataaatataaataaaataaatatgaattaataAATGTTTTACTGAAAGGAAAACGAAGCAGGGTATGGTAGCacgcctataatcttagcactggaCAGGATGAACtagagtttgaagctagcctgtgcTACCATAATTCAAGAACATAGCGAAACCccacttcaaaacaaacaaaatgactcaAGAAACAAGTTCACCAtggaacacaccttaaaataaaggTTCTTCGGTTCTCAAAGATGGGAAGAAGTGATTTCTCTGCAAGTTTTGATCTCCTACCTACAGGGCTCCAAAGTTAGCTAGCCCAATACATAACTTAGTCAGGCTAttaattcttttcctcttttcttccaggTTCATCAGTACTGCTGTTTTGAGGCTTGATTCAGTATGACCCTGAAGGTGAAAGTTCAGCTAGGAGGCGCATGCCTGTGATTGAAGTTTGAGTGTTACATGGTCCGTGTcacaaataaaacaattcaaaaacCTGCAACACACTCGACCCTCAAACAAAAGCTGTCACCTGTTTTAAGTTGGCTTAATTCTTATCCTTGCTAGAGGCCAGTGGACTAACAGCCATATCCACACCAAACCCTGGGACGATCAAGTCCCAGTGAGTGACGCACTAACTGGGATAGCGGCAGCAACTAAGAAAACAGCACCGGGAAGGAAAGCCCTTGGCCCTAACGTGTTGTATCATTCACGGTGTTTGTTGAATTATCTTTCTGCATAGCTGGAAATAACCGAAGGAAGCCGCGTatagtggctcacgcctttattCGCAGCTCTCGGGAGGCAAAGGGAGGAAGATCTGTGAATTCAAAGACAACCAACGCTAGAGAGATTCTGTACATAACTGGAAGGGAAGAGCCTCGGTCTCTAACAGTCTATCCCAGTGCTTTCGACAACACCAATCCTTTGAGTCTCACAAACGTCCTACAGCGCGAGGTTTACTGTCTCCGTTAACTACACGAGAACTGCGCtgcaaaagcaaacaagcaaacaaaaaagtttttGCAACTGGAGCCGGCGTTGCCAGAAAGTGTTGGGCTCGAACTTCAAGAGCCCACGGCTGCCCGCCATCAGCGAACGGCGCGCAAAGCCGGCTCCCGAGCTTACCTCCGCTGCGCACGCGCGGACGCCAAGCACGCACCACCCGCAGCCCGCAAAGCAATCACCGGAAACGGAGGGGCTGGGCCAGGACTAATCGTCGGAAGTAGTCCCCTTCGACCTCCGACGTTCTCTCCCACGCTCGCCTTACAGTTCCGGTGACGCTCCCGGAGTTTGTTTACGTCCCTCGCAGACCTAGCGGCTGAGTAGTTCTGCGTCTCGTACTCCAAGATGGGGAAGTCGTTCGCTAATTTCATGTGCAAAAAGGATTTTCATCCTGCGTCCAAATCCAACATCAAGAAGGTGAGTAGAGGGATCCGGAGAGGGCAGCGATTTGCCGAGCTCCCTGGGACGGTCGTGTCCTCTGCGGGCCTGGAAACTTCTTCGCTTTCTCCATGCTAACCCGACAGACCGGATGGTCCCCCAAGTCCGGTCCTGTCGGTCACTGTGGAGACTGACGCCGTAACTCATTCCGGGTCCGTCTTCTGGAGCCCCAAGACCAAGACCCGGGAGCCCTGCTTCCCTGAGTGGAGACTCGGTCCTTAACAGAGCTCCCAGAGAAAGCCACCCTGTTTTCACTCTCCGTCCCACATCTCCATCCAGTCATGTGGCGTCTGATGGCCGCATTCAAGTTCAAgcgtttcttttaaaaaaattacaggtcAATCAAGTGCTGGACACAGGACCGAATTATAGCGCGAAAGAATGGTGATGGAGAATATCTGAGCTTTTGAGTAAGACCGGACTTCTTGTTAGTTCAGTACAGTCACATTTAGCCCCGAAGTCTCGCAGAAAATGTTTAATGGCGTGATCGTTAACCTCCTACTCTGCTAATTAAGGATGACAATGTCAGTTGCCCTCATGTGTAAAATTGTTAGGAAGATTAAATGAGATAGTGTGGGGAAAGAATAGAAACGGggagccgggcattggtggcgcacgcctttgatcctagcaccagcactcgggaggcagaggcgggtggatcactgtgagttcgaggccaacctttTATGCGTCACGAAAAGTACTCAGAAGTACACAGGCTTGTGAGAATATATTAAGCTTT
This window harbors:
- the Scrn3 gene encoding secernin-3; translated protein: MEPYSCDTFVALPPATVGNRVIFGKNSDRLFDEVQEVIYFPAAVHNDLSKRLKCTYIEIDQVPETYAVVLSRPAWLWGAEMGANEHGVCIGNEAVWGREAISKEEALLGMDLVRLGLERADTAEKALNVIVDLLEKYGQGGNCAEGEEFSYYNSFLIADRNEAWILETSGKYWAAEKVQGVRNISNQLSITTRIDQEHPDMRNYAKQKGWWDGQEDFDFAAAYSYIDTASMMTSPSRYCQGYKLLNKHKGNITFETMMGILRDEPSGINMKGEFLSTASMVSVLPRDSSLPCVHFFTGTPHPERSIFKPFIFVPHISQLFDTQSPTFELERPLARKPYVKPDRRHPLYQKHQQALEVISHNKEKSKTMLDNMRKLEKEVFEEMESVLQSKHLDVDKTVNLFSQCVKDEIKIYQSNISS